TTCTGTTCACAAGTGTGAatgttgaaaataataaaatcaaagatGATTCTATGTACACATTCACTGTggtgattgatttattttgatgatttatACTCTATCTTCACCATCCCACTATACACTCAGGAAGATATTTGGTCCATTAAAGTAATCATTTAGAACcagtcattttaaaacagcatcaGATTACTCACTAACCTCagtctgtttctttattaatgaCTGCATTTACTAAGCACTCATCTCATAGATAGATGAGATAATCCTGGAAACACTTCTCCTGACTCATTTTGGATGCAGTATTCTCAGCCGTGAAAACTGCTCTTGACAGGAAATCCAACAGTGTCTTCAGTCATTCCAGATGTGCTCTGTGCTCCGTCTGGTGTGGATGGATCATTTGAGATTCCTGTTTGTGTGGTCccaaaggaaaataaacaaatcttttaCTGATAGGTAACACTTTCCAGTAATTTAAAGTGAGAGTTTTTCACTGAATTCTTggtaatatttttaaaacacttcTTAAAACgtgcttttatttattgaagaGCTTATCTGGATTTCTAGTGAGTTTCTAGTGATTTTGCTCTGGTGCACATTAACTTGGTATTTCCTGTTGATCTGTGTGGCTAGACTCTGCAGACACTGGGAGCAGTGCGGAATGCAGCTGTCTGatcagtgttttaaagtcaAATCTGTGTGCACTTCTTGTTCTGTCCGCCAGGGTGGAGTAAAGCGCTACATCGCCTGCTCCTGTTTCAAATTGCACTGTTATGTTGCCTTTACTTGCCGTCAAAAAAATTGTAATTATGACTTTTAGGCCCACAAAGTAATAAAATTAATGACTGACGCGCTTTAcctgttgttattattagacATTTATGATAATAATTACGTTTGTGTCCTTTTGCATTACTCACACACTGTGAATGTTACATACATACTATAAACTGAAGTAGTACATACTAAAAGAAAACTGTAATTGTTTTATAAGGTCGAGTAGGTGTTAATTATAACAAAGTAGCAAGCAAAGAAGTAAACCGACTGACTAATCATTCCCGCCTTCATGGTAGAGATTGTTTGCCAATAATTGatatcataaaaacacacttgttCTACATGACTTGGTACAGGCCAGAGGCAGAGCAGGGTTTGAGGGGaagcacctgaacgcagcacggtTAGAGGAAGGAGGCTGCAGCTACAGAAGCCCCGCGAGGAGCTGCAACACCTGGCAGCTGCTGGCTCCGCGGCGTCAATGTGGTGAGTGTCTGTCCTTTGGACTCATTTCAGCCATTATTACGGCTGCGTGAGGGTTTGTTTAGGCAGACTCTGTTGATAAATCTTCGATAAGTCAGTATTCTTCCGACTTCCGCCGACACAGTAATTAGTGGGCGGTGGGAAAGTGTCAAACACTTTTATGAAAAGGAAGCGCAGCTTGCTGGATAAGAACGATGCCGAATTTACGAGAAGACCCAAAAGAAATGGTCAAAGTTGGAATGTAGTTCATTTGTGAAACGGTCAGCTTTGTCGGTGAGCGAGGGCACGTCCTACCAGACGTTTCTAAAGAGTTTGGCACATTTTTCAAAACGGTGAAAATCACAAAGGCAGCTCGCAGCTTTCACTCTccgctgctctgctctgtctgagTCAGTCATCTCCGTCATAAACGCTGGACACACGCTGACAGCTCTGTGGACTACAGCGGCTCCTCCTCATCTTGTCCAGGTCACTTGTGTTTGGTGTCACTgcttgttgccatggtttcCGCCACAGTCCCTGTgtttgacatacagtatgtaaagaTGAGCTCTGACTGTGTCTttaaatgaatgactgaatgtacTGTCTGTCACTGATACACACgtagtgagtgagtgagtgagtgagtgtgtgtgtgtgtgtgtgtgtgtgtgtgtgtgtgtgtgtaaacacaagCTGCTTCCAGTATCTTTAGAGCCAATGTATGAAGAGCAACATAAGATCATATGgggaaacaaatgaagaaaaggCCAGCATGGCAGAGAAAACCACTGGCTTAGTCTCAACAGAGCTAAAACTAATTGtgctgacagaaacaaaagcgATACTTTagaatccatccatccattataaCCGCTTTTCTTCATCAGGGTCAGGTTCCTAACCAAtgcaccaccgtgccgcccTCCAAAATATATGTAAATTGTCTCTGTTAAAGTAAAAACCGCCTTCTGTCTAAGTCAAGTGAAAGGTGTGTTTCTAAAGTGGAATGTGACCATGTCTGTGAGATACCCATCTGAGTTTGACATCTTTAAGAGTGACGCTGTGGagatcatgttttctttttagcagctgtgctcaaacaaacagctgataaGTTCACCTGCAGGGAGAGAGCATCACAGTTCAAACTGGAGCAAATCTACTTCATCCTGGGGGTCTTTGTTTGGTTGTAGCGTTCGATTGACGTTTCCCTCTTGAGTCTAGCACTGTGCTCTCTCAAGGctgtcaccatggaaaccagACACAGCATCATAATTGGGAATAGTGTGAGAGGTTCAACCACAAGCCCCAAATAGGGGAAACGAGACAGGAAGTCTGGTGATCTGGTGAACAGGTAGTTAATGCTCTGTACAGAGGAAACTGTATTCACCAGTGTTTCCCCTTTTTGCCACGCGGATTGAGCAGTGTGCCTAATACAGATTAAAGTAGAGTAAAGAGGAAGTGATGTAACAAAGAGAACAAAGCACACTGCAGCTTGATCCAACagtcagtctgacagcagcgCTGTTAGTCCACGCAGAGGGCAGAGCTGAGCTCTGTGGACAACCTCAGATTTGGCATTATGAGCGTTGCCATCATGGTGTTCTGGAGCCAGATGTGACCATATTTGGGAAAGAGCGTGGAGCTGGTGTGTGCCGTACTGAGCGGGCTGCTTCATTTTGGAAGTTGTATAAAGTATCGATACGTGGATACTTTTCTGGATACCACGCGTCCAAAGCGATGCAATACTATTGCTCAGtagtactgaaagtaaaaataaCTATAGTTATTATtccatatgtgcatgtgttcagtGAATTTTTCTGTAGCAGCACTGTGTGCAGGAAGAAAATGATCCTAATTTGTGTGCCAAGGACATTTTTGTGGTGTGTGCTATCAAgagtaataaatgtagtttatttataCTAGTATTGTATCAAAGTTTTTGAATTTCGACACGACAGTCCTaagcactgcctagtttgacagtttgatctgaatTTGGTGAGCCCAATGTGGACAGACTCACTAAAAAAAGACTCTTTTCACTCCTTCCCTCCCGCCCTGCTCACAAAGCTGGTCACCATCCTTATGGTCACCTGGAAGTCTGTCTCTGACCTCTTCTTCATATCCTTCACTCcccgtcttcctcctctcacctcctctggcTCATCTTATCAGAAACTCGACACTTGGTCCCTCACAGACTGAAAACTCATCTGTTCAGACTGCACCTGGACAAATTTCACCTCTTTggacttcttttcttttctctctaaCTCTGGTTGTTTCTCCTCGCTTGAAGTAGTTTATGTGTGCTTATTGATATTCCTTGGTTGTATCCACACAGTTATGGTCTCAACTTATGCGCTGGCTTTAGATAAAAGTGTTTATGTATGGTAAAAGAAGAGAATTCTACCTACTTTCTAAGCTACAAATACTTGGGTTTCAGACACTGTTAGACGGTCCAACAAGCTTTGTTTGAGACAAGATAGCCTGATGAGCCTGAGTGAAGGTGTGCTCATAACTGATATCAGTTGCTTCAGTTAAAAACCTGTAGGATTTCAGTCCTCCATAGCACAGGGAGTGGCAGCTGACTCTGACCTGTGGAACAGTGCAGGTCACGATCTGTGGAGGAAGATTCAGTCACCTCCTGTCTTCATTGTGCTGCCTTCTGTTAAGTGTGGGAACCTTAAACACTGTgaactttaatatatttatatagatattatTGATCAGCACAAAATGCAGCTGAGAAAGAACCTTTTCAAAAAGACATTAATAGTGTGCACAATGTTCTTAGCATGATGGATCCACCGCTCAGACCACCCTGCCTCTGCTGTGTCAACAGACCCCCACCGGGCGGACGGTATTGGTCCGGTGAGCACAGGCAGGTCTGAGCATGCAGTCTTAATGAGATCGGTCAGGTGAGGAGCGGGCATATCATTACACCGCCTGAACCCGACTGGATGCTTATCAGGCCTGCTGCTTAGTGATCATACAACAAGTGCTCAAGACATTTCCACTCGCCAAGCAACTGGAAGTGTGTATGTGCCACTTAGACGTTTACATGGATTACATTATTGATTTAAAGgtagtgtgtaagatttagtggcacctagtgtGAGATTGAAAAGAGAACTACGGTGGCCTCCATGTGCCAAAAGAGGTCATCATTAGAAACACATGGGGAGTGTGGTGAGGTCATTGAGGTTCCTTTAGATACATATATTTACAAAGTGTAATCAGGTAGATATTGTGTAAAACTACAGCTCATGGTAAATGTCACTGTTACTTGTTCTgcattgtgttgctgtgtttgttgactTTAGCTAGCTGTTCTGCATGCTAATAAAAGCTAAGATTAGCCAGTGATGTCATTTCCCTTCTCAAActttaaactaaaaacattacAGTGAACCAGAAGCAGCAACATCTTTATCTTCTTTCTCTGCTACGCTCTGTGGACCTTTGACTGGAACAAACATGGTGGCACAAGATGGCCCACTCCGTGTAAGaggatataaaaggctcattctaagataataatttaaaaaaataacaattcatTTTAAGGTGtctttaatgaatattgtaGCTTTCAAGCTCAAACATGCTGATGTCAATTGGGCACAAACAGGAGTCTAAATGAATACTGATGTCTGCTGTGGAgatcaaaatatataatatatatattatataagttCTGCATCTGGTTTGTTGGGTTTGGTTTCTGTTGCCAGCTCGTATCAGGGTTAGATTTTAGAACGTAAATCAGAAAGAtattctttcattattttcagtgtcaatgttttagtttaaaaaattGACAAACAATTAAGACAAAATTAAAATTTCTCCGAGCTGTGACAGTGACATATTGCTTGTTTGGTCATAAATCCTCACCTCTGAGCAGCTGAAACCACAGAATGTTTCATGACTTGAACAGATTTGACAGTATGGTTAACTGGATTGGCTCTTAGTTTAGAGCTGTGCAGAACTTTAGTCTGATGCATAAAAAGGGAACTTTATGTGTtgatacatgttaatgttatacACATCATATATCTCAGATGTGATTTCAACTTGATCTGCCCctaagaatgaatgaatgcagcttCAAAGTCTGTGTAGAATTTCTTTATTATAGCATCATTTCTACTAATTCTGATcacaagtttttatttttagttcaaTTAGAAATGCCTTTTGAAaaacatgtgtgagtgtgtcagtctgtgtgttgcTTTAAATCAGAACTGTTGTTCcttttcatgtctttatgtattcatgtattGTACTTCTTTCCTGTGTCGTTCCAGTGCTCTAGTGTGCCTTGACTCAGCGACATGATGTTTGTTGTTGAGAAGACGGACAAAAAGCTCTGCCACAACCCCACAGCTCCTTTAAGGTGCACGAAAGAACCCAAAAGAatcaaatgattaaaacaaGAACACATTTGAACCTTTCTTATCTACGTTTTCTAAGTTAATCATGTTTTATAACAAGAAACGTTCCTTCAGTTGACAGGACCTTCCTACATTTCCTTGGTCCAAATGGAAGCCAGTGGACGCAGCCAGCGATGGAAGATGCATCTCCCCGAGTTTAAACACAGCAGGAGACTGCACGAGACTCCAACTACAAAAgacagtgaaagagacagaggaggcaCACATAAAAGCGTTACTCTGGCACCCACCTCTAGgtatctgacagacagacaatatgTAACGAGAAAGCCTCTGTTCTCTATAGAACAACATACATCTATCTTAAAGAAGACGCATCCACAGAGGCACACGGAGCAGGTGAGGACAATTGAGAGTGAATACTGCATGTAAagctgctactggatgcttgaatttgaCATAGTATCTAAAATACTCTACTCCCTAAATATTCAGCAGCTTTAAGTATAGTGTTAATATTAAGCATTGTATACCTGATAGGCTGTAAAGATTATCAATCATCCAGGTCAGAAGAGTAGGTAACTGGACTAGTTTTGTATCTGGTACCCTTTGTTACCTGTCACTGTCATGTCTTGCAGGAGAAACAGTTGCGTGTtacaagaagagaagaaattCAACATCACACTGACCTGAACTTCTTGACCAGAGTGAGAGCAGACCTGACCCCAGAGAGTTTCAGCCTCTCTCACAGTGACATCTCCTCTCCCTCAGTCTGTAGAGAAGACCTCGGCTCACCcatgtctgtctctgagctCAGGGCCAGGCGGTGCCATGAAGAACCCACTTTCGGATCGCCATTCCCTGGCAGCAGGTCATCTCGACGAAGCCTCTCGAGCTCCATCCTGGAGGTCCAGAGGCTAAACCCTCCTCTGAGGCCGCAACTGACCTCCACTGTCCTGCATCCTACCTACACCCCTCGCTCAGGGTACTCCAGGTCAGGCCTGAGTCAGCTCAGGTttggggggagggagggagaaggtgACGGAGACACCAAATTACACTCTTCTGGAGAACACTTAAAAGGACACCCAATGTCTCCCCATCAGGCAAACTACTGGGCCTGTGCCATCCCTAAAGCTTTGCCTCCATCTCCAGACAGGCACTCTGCAGGCTGGGACCCAAACAGAGAGTACCAGGCTCTGCTGGATTACACCTACCCTCTAAGACCAGGACAAGTGGTCACAGAGTGGGAGAGCTCCAAGCTCCAGGGAGACTCTCTCCTCCAAACAGATCCCAACCTGCAGGACTCAGGGATTGAACTGGATCACCTTTGTAGCTCCACCAGTGTGTCAGGTTTGGGCTTTGCTGTGAGTGGCACCGGACAGACCAGAGAAAGAAGCACTCTTAGTGTGGGTCACGGGTCACCTGACCTGCAGGCATTCACAGAATCCTCAGATGGTCTGCCCTCCGGTAACCTGCTCTCCCTAACAGACCCTGTGGGTTTGTCTTTGGACAGTCTGGACACCAGTGAGAACAGAGGTGGGATGATTCATTACAAAAGTGACGGTCACCGTCATCAGCACAGCTtgctgtcctcctccacctccacttcttTTATCCGCTCCACCAGCGTTCTACCACagtccaggtgtgtgtgcgaGGACGTGGACGAGGAGTTCTGGCCTCTcccagagcagctggaggagctgcagcagctgtctcGGCAGGTCAGTGCTGCTGTGGACCTTTACTGGACCAGACCGGTGCTTTTGCATGTTGAAGCTGATTTACTACAAATTGCATTTTTATCTAATCTTTTCCCAAAAAGTATGTTTTTTGATTGCAGTCATTTCACCATCCATCTGTAAAACTCATTTACTGTTTCCTCACAGTCACTGCCTTCAGTTACGTCATTGTTTGATACTCAGACCGTATAAAACCTGGACACAGTGTGatgtcacctacaggtttctgaagagctgttgtgaagtgAGAGCTCAGATGgtagaaaaggtagaaacaggGTTACTCCTGATCTGCACCCATGCTACATGTACCATAGGTGAGAACCAGTGAGCTTAAAGTGGACATGAAACACTAGATGTGGCATATTTTACAAGATGGATTCCCACTCTATACATCCTTGTATGTTTAACACCTGTCAGTGAAACTGgctaaaaataaagtaatttaagttacatttttcaaatgagtGTAACTCCATCTTGTCCATAGCATGTGATGTCAGAGGGTTGGTTGGCTTGTCATATTAGCAAACGTTAGCTAACTATTAATAGCTGTCAATTACAGACTCAGTGGAAAATGTGGAGCACCAAACAAAAGTGGAGCAGAGTCACAAACCAAGAGAACACAAGTCTATTTCCATGTTTTGCCCCGCAGCAGGGAAAGTAACAAATCACATTTACTCGTTGATTCTACAAGTTTTGTTCATTTACACTGGAATTGCATCAGGAAGGCAAAAAATGTGCATGTAGAATTAATACACAATATGTGAGTATTGTTTCAAGACTTCAGACAGTGTAAAGCTATCCTTCAAGGCTTCAACAGCAGAATAACTGTTCAAATCTGTCACGTTTCTGAGGGGAACCCAGAAGCAGATTGGAACAAGAGATTTGAgtttaactgtttatttaacACAGAGTGAATTCACGAAACAAAGGGACTGGACTGAGTCCtggggcagagagagacagttagcagcagacaaaaaacagacggCAAGAGATAGGCAGACAGGCAGTTACTGGCTACAATGTACGATCTTGAGCTAGAAGGCTGTAGCATACTATATTTCACAACGATCCAGCAGGGACTGAATGTGTGGCTGCTCCTTAAATACTGCAGACAGTtgatgaggaacaggtgagGTGATGACCTCAGCCAGGTACAGGCACGCCCCCTAAAGTACTGCCAAGAGAAAGACaccagacaacacaacaaacatatacacagtCATCCCGGCTGGGGATTTGTGACAAAATCAATCAGTGATGAAGCCTCTTTTAGATCCCCACTATTGTTAGGAATAACAGCGCTCCCTCTGTGAACTCTGCTCTTTCCACAATGGTTCAAAACCAACATAAAGTGTCTTAGTAAAGATGTATGGCCACCGTGTGCTGCCAAAACTGCTTACTGGGCTTTGGCATTGATTCTAGTTCTTCTCTGAACTGTACTGGAAGGATGAATATTTGAAACATATTtcctcatttggtgttttgatgatggtggtggagagcGCTGTCAGACACTGCAGGCCAATATACAGTACAGGTGTAGAACTGGACTGAGATGTGATTTCtatcattttcttattttattttatttcttatctgCATTCATTATGTTTCTCCACTCGTTTATTCAGGCCTggcctttaatttgtcaccagCCTGagccttctgtgttttttattattaaatttttCTGCATACATACAGGATATAATATCACAGAAAATTATAGGTCATCCCCAACCTACTACACCAAGATGGATTTACTCACCAGCATTAACAGTAATTgaaccacctcctcctcctgatgtTTAAGAGTCAGGGAAGCCAGCTCCTGAGAGCCAGttaatttttttgtaatgaTAATAAGACATAATAATATTGTATTGAAAAATTGTATGTTcagctttaatgttttcagttttactgTGTCCCTTCAGCtaaaatctgaaaacatttgtgtgCAGGTGAGGGAGGTGACGGCCCAGCTGAGTCGTCCTGTCACAGCCAGCTGGGAGTCTCTGGAGCCGGGCACCACCTCCGTCCTGTCCTCCGTCACCCTGCCTGACAAACAGGAGGCTGAAGtcaaggaggaggagactgaAGCCAAAGAGCTGGAGGGCAGCAATCAAGAAACTGATGAAGGAAAATATGAGACgtgcagagaggagatgagTGCTGCTCAGACAGGTATTTATTATACACGTATTTAATGGATGGTCATAATTCAGGCCTTCATGCTCCAAAAGTGCCAGTTCATCCACACGCAAAAACACTTCCCACATGCTCTCCAGTAGTATCTCAGATATTTCTGCCCCCACCAGAACACAGTGGAGGTGAATGGAGTAGAGTTTGTAGTGCTTTTACAGCACTGAATTAAATACAAATCTCCTGTACCTCAGCAGCTGATCACAGAGACTCTGAGGCTCTAAGGAGGAGTTCCGGGGCCTGGGTGGAGTCTGTTGGAGGGGGACTGAGTCAGTCTAGCCTCAGGGATGTGGAGGTTTTGGTGGAGCAGCTGTGTGGCCTCACTCTGCCTGGCAGCCAGAGGAGAAACCAGGAGACCCAGGAACAAAGTGACTCCCTGCTGCAACACATCCAGGTAGAGACCCGATCTGATCTGCATACAGGTCTGACTGTATGATACACTACTGCCTTCATACAGTGTTTGAAGTTTGATTTACAGTGGATAGCATACATCCCACTATTCATCGCactattattttcttattttcattctttaaagTCACCACGATAAGCTCCATTTTTGATCATTCGAGGTTTGCAGTATTCCATATAGTAAAGGTTGAATGTTGTGTATGTTGCAGGTCTTCTGTTCACACCTGGAGCAGCTCATCCAGCGGCTCTATACAGTGTCAGAGAAGATGGAGCTGCTGGCTGCACCCACTGTGGACATAACGAGCGTGAGATCATCTCTGGCTGAGTATCAGGTGAGCATGTGTGACCTGTGTGGCACTGCAGGGATGCAGgtagccaatcacagcccacCCTGAACTAAAACCAGGTGTTAGAGAAACAGTAGGAAACGAATGAAAAGAAAGGCGGTTCACTCCTACTGCTTCAATGTTAACAGTCACTATTTACAAGGTGACATTATAAGGTGACCAGTGAAACTAATTTCTAAATGTAATGAGCAATCACAGAACAAATCTGATCATAACTAAAGTACAAACTGCACTCCCAACCAAGTCCTGGGGTACGGTGGAATAGTCAAAAAATTAgctcctttcctaaccacttttccttcaCAAGGTCatggaaagatgtgaaggagaattcatcaggagttaggagaagacgactgcggtgttcagagaatccgactgcacTTACACTAGACTACGTCATTATGCAATGGTGAATGTTATTGACTTgacctgtggtaaaactacaaagtctagaagatggactacaaaacacttcatctgaGATACTTACTAGATACTCCCCGTGCGCTCTGATCATGTTTTCATGCAGGAAATGTAAACGTGGACAACCCGGTGAAAAATGTGACTTCCTCATCCTCATAAACGTCAGAATTCTCAAATGATAAGTGAAtgttgtccacctgtcacagaagtcagatgaagtgtttgttacgctggtatggtcgctcaccctcctgtccactcatgtataaacatattagcaagttatggaAAAGATATATGATTAATCGGCAAcggtaacttcatgatgatctgcaggacgctggatgcCACAgttagaaacagtttttactgtgtgtgtgaacgcagctccatCAGGCagtttttacatcacgtcaatacgtatgttcatattcacatgctctctgctgcaggctgcatcacactgtttaaatatattgatgttttctttcttatgtctggttgtgaatgactgaacggTGCACTGATTTTTTTGTCGCTGCCGCAAGGAATGGTGGGGcggcattacctcctttccttctgtAAAGGACGGTCCGGTGTgtcctatgctaaaggagatatTAAAGGAAGCATTAAAGCTCCTTTACTTAACAGTTTGAGAATtcgaacagctcttatcatggcggcTACGTTAATACTTcagggtcatttcactcagtgaggaaggTTCCTAAGTAAAACTGACTATTGGACCGCACCCCTGCTGTCTCTGGCAGGAACCAAATGTTAGATAGGCCACACCAATCAGCTGGACTCCACTCATCTGTGGTTGATCAGCTGGATCAGCTCAGTACCTACACAAAGATCCTTACAAACAGACAGTAGGTCACACTCCAAACCGAACAGAAACATTTGGCCATAACAATGATGCACAATATAAAACAGTAGATTTCTAATGAATAGTTCAAGGCTTCATTTGTAACACCAACATTCAAATGCTGCACTTTTTTAGAATGACTTAATTCTGTTTAAACTCAGTCTCTGCATAGCTGCAAAGATTAGGTTACACTAATATTGTTAGtaaaggaacacacacacacacacacacacacacacacacacacacacacacacacacactgtattaacAGTATCATAAATTTTAGGTAACCataacaaaaaaatcagtttattacattattatagcAAATGACTTAATATTAGTCATTGTAGGCTATAGGCCAAAGGATTTATGatttcatcattattttctgGCCTGACTGACGCTGGTGAACTTTATACCcataaaaacaggaagcagagcacCAACATTTGCTCtctcatttttacatgtttcctgtaaaaccaaggcagagggagggaaggacTCGTCATGACCACTGACTGCTGTAAGCGCTGACTGTTATGCACTGCAGCTAATTCTTTAATCCAGTGTCAgcatctaccttccagtgaacatgACCGGAACCTTTGTGTCATGTTGGGACAGATACTGGTCTACACGtgacatgtttcatttcatgGGGACATCTCAATAGAAGCTTTGGATTCAGTAGAGATCTTTGAAACAAGCAATAAGTCCACAATAATAAGTTTGAAACAAGCAAGCTAAATGATTCATTGATTATCAACACGGATGAACTCTCAATGGACTAATCAATGAATTGATCAGTTCTACACTAAAGCTATTGTGCTGCTGTAAAATGACCCCATGAGTAAACAGGATCCTGCACTGAACAGTGCTTCCTCAGTAACTCGACTCCACTTCAACCTCCAAAACTTAACTAAACTCACTGCAGGCACAAGTGGCACCTTTGGCTTTTAAAAGTAATGTGACCACCCGAACAAAAAGAATCAGATCTGAGTGATAGATCTGAATCTATTGTTTGTGAGTGTAAGTTTTGCTGTGTGAAGATGGCCTAAGCTGATAATATACATAATGTCTAATGTGACGGTCTTGTTGTCAGAGTTTTCAGAGAGAAGTGAGCAGCCATCAGCCCCTGACCTCCTCTGTTCTACACACCGGACAGCTTCTCCTCAGCTGCATCAACACCACGTCTCCATGTCAGTCTCTAACATAAAAACTTCCAACGTTCGAATcataaatttcatttttcaactCCTCTTGAAAGTCTTGTTGcattctccctcctcctctccagtttTAAGAGACACCCTGCTGTTGATTGAGAGGCAGTCTGGAGTTCTGGAGAACCGCACAGAAcactttttctcctccatcctgTCCGCCATGGACAGCCTGACCCAGCCCAGTCCAGTCcaacagagcagacagcaggaCCTAGGACATATGGGGGTCCAGGGGTCCACTTTGTAAACAGACTGCAGGACACGTTTGTGTACAAAAGTATGATTTACGCTGTCTTACTTTCTTCTTTACTGATACAAGATACatgctcagtgtggtggctcggGCCGCTggcatcttggcagtcctgcctctgccacctaatggctaatccaaaaaaagggacaaataggtgtgtgggtgtagctgaaatgggctgaatgaagcttggtt
This genomic stretch from Larimichthys crocea isolate SSNF chromosome III, L_crocea_2.0, whole genome shotgun sequence harbors:
- the cep68 gene encoding centrosomal protein of 68 kDa isoform X3; its protein translation is MEASGRSQRWKMHLPEFKHSRRLHETPTTKDSERDRGGTHKSVTLAPTSRYLTDRQYVTRKPLFSIEQHTSILKKTHPQRHTEQEKQLRVTRREEIQHHTDLNFLTRVRADLTPESFSLSHSDISSPSVCREDLGSPMSVSELRARRCHEEPTFGSPFPGSRSSRRSLSSSILEVQRLNPPLRPQLTSTVLHPTYTPRSGYSRSGLSQLRFGGREGEGDGDTKLHSSGEHLKGHPMSPHQANYWACAIPKALPPSPDRHSAGWDPNREYQALLDYTYPLRPGQVVTEWESSKLQGDSLLQTDPNLQDSGIELDHLCSSTSVSGLGFAVSGTGQTRERSTLSVGHGSPDLQAFTESSDGLPSGNLLSLTDPVGLSLDSLDTSENRGGMIHYKSDGHRHQHSLLSSSTSTSFIRSTSVLPQSRCVCEDVDEEFWPLPEQLEELQQLSRQVREVTAQLSRPVTASWESLEPGTTSVLSSVTLPDKQEAEVKEEETEAKELEGSNQETDEGKYETCREEMSAAQTAADHRDSEALRRSSGAWVESVGGGLSQSSLRDVEVLVEQLCGLTLPGSQRRNQETQEQSDSLLQHIQVFCSHLEQLIQRLYTVSEKMELLAAPTVDITSVRSSLAEYQMCKQCAT
- the cep68 gene encoding centrosomal protein of 68 kDa isoform X1, giving the protein MEASGRSQRWKMHLPEFKHSRRLHETPTTKDSERDRGGTHKSVTLAPTSRYLTDRQYVTRKPLFSIEQHTSILKKTHPQRHTEQEKQLRVTRREEIQHHTDLNFLTRVRADLTPESFSLSHSDISSPSVCREDLGSPMSVSELRARRCHEEPTFGSPFPGSRSSRRSLSSSILEVQRLNPPLRPQLTSTVLHPTYTPRSGYSRSGLSQLRFGGREGEGDGDTKLHSSGEHLKGHPMSPHQANYWACAIPKALPPSPDRHSAGWDPNREYQALLDYTYPLRPGQVVTEWESSKLQGDSLLQTDPNLQDSGIELDHLCSSTSVSGLGFAVSGTGQTRERSTLSVGHGSPDLQAFTESSDGLPSGNLLSLTDPVGLSLDSLDTSENRGGMIHYKSDGHRHQHSLLSSSTSTSFIRSTSVLPQSRCVCEDVDEEFWPLPEQLEELQQLSRQVREVTAQLSRPVTASWESLEPGTTSVLSSVTLPDKQEAEVKEEETEAKELEGSNQETDEGKYETCREEMSAAQTAADHRDSEALRRSSGAWVESVGGGLSQSSLRDVEVLVEQLCGLTLPGSQRRNQETQEQSDSLLQHIQVFCSHLEQLIQRLYTVSEKMELLAAPTVDITSVRSSLAEYQSFQREVSSHQPLTSSVLHTGQLLLSCINTTSPFLRDTLLLIERQSGVLENRTEHFFSSILSAMDSLTQPSPVQQSRQQDLGHMGVQGSTL
- the cep68 gene encoding centrosomal protein of 68 kDa isoform X2, with protein sequence MEASGRSQRWKMHLPEFKHSRRLHETPTTKDSERDRGGTHKSVTLAPTSRYLTDRQYVTRKPLFSIEQHTSILKKTHPQRHTEQEKQLRVTRREEIQHHTDLNFLTRVRADLTPESFSLSHSDISSPSVCREDLGSPMSVSELRARRCHEEPTFGSPFPGSRSSRRSLSSSILEVQRLNPPLRPQLTSTVLHPTYTPRSGYSRSGLSQLRFGGREGEGDGDTKLHSSGEHLKGHPMSPHQANYWACAIPKALPPSPDRHSAGWDPNREYQALLDYTYPLRPGQVVTEWESSKLQGDSLLQTDPNLQDSGIELDHLCSSTSVSGLGFAVSGTGQTRERSTLSVGHGSPDLQAFTESSDGLPSGNLLSLTDPVGLSLDSLDTSENRGGMIHYKSDGHRHQHSLLSSSTSTSFIRSTSVLPQSRCVCEDVDEEFWPLPEQLEELQQLSRQVREVTAQLSRPVTASWESLEPGTTSVLSSVTLPDKQEAEVKEEETEAKELEGSNQETDEGKYETCREEMSAAQTADHRDSEALRRSSGAWVESVGGGLSQSSLRDVEVLVEQLCGLTLPGSQRRNQETQEQSDSLLQHIQVFCSHLEQLIQRLYTVSEKMELLAAPTVDITSVRSSLAEYQSFQREVSSHQPLTSSVLHTGQLLLSCINTTSPFLRDTLLLIERQSGVLENRTEHFFSSILSAMDSLTQPSPVQQSRQQDLGHMGVQGSTL